A single genomic interval of Octopus bimaculoides isolate UCB-OBI-ISO-001 chromosome 10, ASM119413v2, whole genome shotgun sequence harbors:
- the LOC106876574 gene encoding 6-pyruvoyl tetrahydrobiopterin synthase isoform X2: MPSDNDRPVVLARRIETFSACHRLHNPCLSDEVNQKIYGKCNHINGHGHNYKVEVALKGPVDPVTGMVINIVDLKQIINKCVMDVLDHKNIDKDVPYFKYNPSTGENIVVFIWNQLSEELNQYNQADLLFEVKLHETEKNVFSYYGEKTSSK; this comes from the exons ATGCCCAGTGACAATGACCGACCAGTCGTCTTGGCCCGCCGTATTGAAACATTTAGTGCCTGCCATAGATTACACAA tccCTGTCTTAGTGATGAAGTGAATCAGAAGATTTATGGAAAATGTAACCACATTAATGGCCATGGCCACAACTATAAAG TGGAAGTGGCACTTAAAGGTCCA GTGGATCCAGTGACAGGAATGGTGATCAATATAGTTGATTTGAAACAAATAATCAAT AAATGTGTCATGGATGTTTTGGACCATAAAAACATAGACAAAGATGTTCCATACTTTAAATATAACCCCAG TACTGGAGAAAATATCGTTGTTTTTATCTGGAACCAACTTTCTGAAGAACTGAATCAATATAATCAAGCTGACCTTCTATTTGAAGTAAAACTAcacgaaacagaaaaaaatgtcttcTCTTATTATGGAGAAAAAACGTCATCAAAATGA